Part of the Aquabacterium sp. NJ1 genome, GGCACCGGCAGCGGCGCCATCGCCCTGGCCATCCAGCACCACCGCCCGCAGGCCAAGGTCACCGCCGTGGACGCCAGTGAAGCCGCCCTGCGCGTGGCCCAAGCCAATGCCCAAAACCTGAACCTGCCGGTCACATTCCGCCATGGCAGCTGGCTCACCCCCGTGGCCGGCCAACGCTTCGAGCTCATCGTCAGCAACCCGCCCTACATCGCCGAAGGTGACCCGCACATGGCCGCCCTGGGCTTCGAACCCAGGCAGGCGCTCACCGCCGGCCCCGACGGCCTGGACGACCTGCGCCAGATCATCGCCGCCGCCCCGGCGCACCTCCACCCCGGCGGCTGGCTGCTGCTCGAACACGGTTACGACCAGCCTGTCGCGGTCGCGCAACTGCTGACGGCGCACGGGTTTTCAAATGTAAGTACCCGCTTCGATCTGGGAGGCCAGCCCCGCTGCACGGGCGGCCAGCGCCCGGCCTGAACGCATCCCGAAACCCGGGCAAACCCGCTCCCGCAGCGATTGCGTCGGGCGAAAATGGTTTGACGAACGCTCACACATCTGCCGCACAAGCCGATTTGGCCGACGTAGCATGAAACCGTTCGTCAAGGAGATTGCCATGTTCCATTCAACCCAGAGCGACTCGCACAAGTCCACACGCATGTGCAGCCCGGCCGCCAGTGGATGGGCCGTGAGCGCCTTGATGGGTGCCTTGATGGCCGCCTTGATCGGCAGCCTGCTGCCCCTGGCCGCCGCACAGGCCCAGATGGTGCCCCGTGCCGAGCACGCCTTGCACCAGAACACCGGCAGCGGCAACTACACCGCCGTGCGCATCAACATCGACAACACCACATCCTCGGGTGACGAAGTCCATGGCCGTGGCCTGGCGTTGCGTGGCCAGGGTTTCTGGCCGCACTGGGAAGGCCGCATCGGCGTGGTCATCGACCGCCCGGTCAACCCCTTGAAGGATTCCTTCGTCCTGGCCCAGCCCAACCAGAGTGCCGGCCTGCGCGTGCGCAGCATGCACATCCTGTCCGACTACTACGTGGATGGTGGTTTCCGCGCCACCGCCGGCGTGCTGCGCGGCGACACCGGCCAGGCCTGGTGGGGCAGCGGCGGCAACGGCGGTGGTCTCAACCTCAGCATGCAGCGCCTGGACAGCCTGGGCCTCATGAGCAACCTGGGCCTGGGCAACACGCAAGATGCCCAGACCACCCCCTACGTGGGCGCCGGCTACAGCAACAACCTGACCGTCAACGGCACCCCCAGCGCCTGGCGCTTCAATGCCGACCTGGGCGTCATCAGCGCCAACGCCAGCAACATCAACCGGCTCAGCCAGGTCCTGCAGGGCGACCGCAGCCTCGACGGGCTGGTGCGCGACATGGGCTTGCGGCCAGTGGTCAAGGTATCGGTAGGCTATTCCTTCTGAGCTACTGCAGACCCGCCACAGGCCTGCTATAACCGGGCCTGTTTTCATTTCTGACAATGGTTTGCATATGAGCGACGTTCAACAACGCATTGACGACCTGGTTAAGGGTAATCGCGTCGTGCTGTTCATGAAGGGCAATGCCCAGTTCCCGCAATGCGGTTTCTCGGGTCGCGCGATCCAGATCCTCAAGGCCTGTGGCGTGACCGAACTCAAGACGGTCAACGTGCTGGAAGACGAAGAAATCCGTCAAGGCATCAAGGACTACGCCAACTGGCCCACGATCCCGCAGCTCTACATCAACGGTGAATTCATCGGCGGCTCGGACATCATGATGGAGATGTACCAGGCCGGCGAGTTGCAGCAGACGCTGACCGCTGGCCAGTGATCCTGCCGTGACCGAGCTCACGCGCCCCGCCCGCCTGATCATCGGCATCACCGGTGCCAGCGGCGCGGTCTACGGCGTCCGCTTGCTGGAGCGCGCCCGCGCCCTGGGCGTGCAGACGCACCTGGTGGCCACGCCAGCGGGCATCCTCAACGTCCACCACGAACTGGGCATGGACCGCCCGACGCTGGAAGCGCTGGCCACCCAGGCTCACGCCCCCGGTGATGTCGGTGCCTGCATCGCCAGCGGCAGCTTCATGACGGACGCGATGGTCATCGCCCCCTGCTCCATGAAGACACTCGCCGCCGTGGCGCACGGCATGGGTGACAACCTGCTGACCCGCGCCGCAGACGTCACCCTCAAGGAACGCCGCCGCCTCGTGTTGATGGTGCGCGAAACGCCGTTCAACCTCGCCCACCTGCGCAACATGACGGCCGTGACCGAGATGGGCGGCATCGTCTTCCCGCCGCTGCCGGCCTTCTACCACCGGCCGCAAAGCATCGACGAGCTGGTCAACGACACCGTCGAGCGCGTGCTCGCCATGCTGCACATCGAACAGGCCCAGCCCCAGCAATGGCGCGGCCTGTGAGCTTGTTCACGCGCCTGGCCGCTTGATGCACCACTCCGGCCCACCGGCGGCCGGATACTGCATCCGTGGTCACGCAGCGCCCGTAACAAAGCGCATCTGAACGGCCACC contains:
- the prmC gene encoding peptide chain release factor N(5)-glutamine methyltransferase, producing MQHARQQGVDRLDAQLLLSDAVQQGHAWLLAHGSDALSPAQQTRFLTGLTRRAAGEPLAYILGDKAFFGLTLAVSPDVLIPRPDTETLVEWALELLPAQTASTVLDLGTGSGAIALAIQHHRPQAKVTAVDASEAALRVAQANAQNLNLPVTFRHGSWLTPVAGQRFELIVSNPPYIAEGDPHMAALGFEPRQALTAGPDGLDDLRQIIAAAPAHLHPGGWLLLEHGYDQPVAVAQLLTAHGFSNVSTRFDLGGQPRCTGGQRPA
- the grxD gene encoding Grx4 family monothiol glutaredoxin; its protein translation is MSDVQQRIDDLVKGNRVVLFMKGNAQFPQCGFSGRAIQILKACGVTELKTVNVLEDEEIRQGIKDYANWPTIPQLYINGEFIGGSDIMMEMYQAGELQQTLTAGQ
- a CDS encoding UbiX family flavin prenyltransferase, giving the protein MTELTRPARLIIGITGASGAVYGVRLLERARALGVQTHLVATPAGILNVHHELGMDRPTLEALATQAHAPGDVGACIASGSFMTDAMVIAPCSMKTLAAVAHGMGDNLLTRAADVTLKERRRLVLMVRETPFNLAHLRNMTAVTEMGGIVFPPLPAFYHRPQSIDELVNDTVERVLAMLHIEQAQPQQWRGL